The genomic window CCTTTGGATCGCCGTTGGAGACATTGACGGTTTCGCAGCCGAAGGAGCGCGCCTGCGCCAGCCGGTCCTCGTTCATGTCGCCCACAATCACGACGGCGGCACCCAGCAGTTGGGCGCCGACGGCGGCAGCAAGGCCCACGGGCCCGGCGCCTGCGACGTAAACAGTGGACCCCACGCCAACACCGGCAGTGACGGCGCCGTGGAAACCGGTGGGGAAGATGTCCGAGAGCATGGTCAGGTCCATGATCTTTTCCAGGGCCTGGTCGCGGTCCGGGAAACGCAGCAGGTTCCAGTCGGCGTAGGGGACCAGCACGAACTCGGCCTGGCCTCCCACCCATCCGCCCATGTCCACGTAGCCGTAGGCGCTGCCGGGGCGGTCAGGGTTGACGTTGAGGCAGATGCCGGTCTTCTGTTCCTTGCAGTTCCGGCAGCGGCCGCAGGAGATGTTGAACGGCACCGAGACGATGTCGCCCACCTTGATGAACTCGACGTCGGGCCCTACCTCCACCACTTCGCCGGTGATTTCGTGGCCCAGCACCAGGTCCTGCGGAGCGGTGGTGCGGCCACGGACCATGTGCTGGTCCGATCCGCAGATGTTGGTGGTTACCGTCCGGAGGATCGCGCCGTGCGGCACCTTCCGTCCCACGTTGGCAGGGTTGACGCCCGGCCCGTCCTTGAGCTCAAACGTTGGGTAGTCGGTGTTGATGATCTCAACGACACCGGGTTCCTTGTAGGCGACTGCTCTGTTTCCTGACATGGTCACTCCCTGTTCTCTGGCTGTTACTGAAAAATGCTGCCCAATGGTCCGAAAGCGGTGCTTCGATGAAGAAATACCTCCCCAGGTTTCAGGCCACCGAAGCACCCCTCACGAACCACCGGACGGGTGAAAAATCTGACGGGTGAAAAATCTGACTGTTGGAACTTTTGTTGAAACTCAGGCCCTCTCCAGCCTGATGATCACGGACTTGGACGTGGGCGTGCCGCTGGTGTCCGCCACGGAATCGAGGGGCACCAGGACGTTGGTTTCGGGGTAATAGGCGGCGGCACACCCCTTCGGCGTCGAATAGGACACGATCCGGAAGTTCTCCGCCCGCCGGTCTGTTCCCTGGAACTCGGAAACCAGGTGGACCATGTCGCCGTCGGCAAAGCCCAGCCCTGTGATGTCCTCGGCGTTGATGAGAACCACCCGCCGGCCACCGTGGATGCCGCGGTAGCGGTCGTCCTTGCCATAGATGGTGGTGTTGTACTGGTCGTGTGAGCGCAGGGTTTGAAGGACCAAGCGGCCCGGCGGGACCTTGATGAACTCCAGTTCGTTGCCCGTGAAGTGCGCTTTCCCCGAGGCGGTGTCGAACTTCCTGGCATCGCGGGGCGGGTGGGGCAGCACAAAGCCGCCAGGGTGCTGGATCCGTGCTTCAAAGTCTTCAAAGCCGTCAAACACCGCTTCAATGTGCTTCCGGATCAGCGTGTAGTCGTCCCGCATGGCGAGCCACGCGGCCTGGGGTGTGTTGGGCAAGCGGCCGTGGCCATCGGTGAACACCCTGTGCGCGAGGTTGCATACGATTGCTACCTCGGAGTGCAGATGTTCACTTGCAGGCTTGAGGCGTCCGCGTGATGCGTGGACGGCACTCATGGAGTCTTCCACCGTGACCCGCTGGTCGCCCGTACGTTGGGTGTCCTTCTCGGTGCGTCCCAGCGTGGGAAGGATCAGCGCGCGGCGACCCGTGGACAAGTGTGAGTGGTTGAGCTTGGTGGAAATCTGGACGGTCAACCGGGTATTGGCCAAGGCCTGCTCAGTGACCTCCGAATCGGGAGCGGCCCGGACGAAGTTGCCGCCCATGCCCATGAAGAACCGGACTTTTCCGTCGCGCATGGCCCGGATGGCTGCCACTGTGTCATAGCCGTGCTCCCGGGGGGAGTGGAACTCGAATTCCTGGTCCAGCCGGTCATGGAAGGTCCCGGGCATCTTTTCGAAGATGCCCATGGTCCGGTCGCCCTGGACGTTGGAATGGCCGCGCACCGGGCAGACACCCGCGCCGGGCTTGCCGATGTTGCCTTGCAGGAGCAGGACGTTGACCACATCGCGGAGGGTGGGCACGGAGTGCTTGTGCTGGGTCAATCCCATGGCCCAGCAAACAATCGTGGCGCTGGAAGCAAGCAGCCGTTCACCGGTGGAATGGATCTGCTCCAACGTCAGCCCTGTTGCCTCCACAATGTCATCCCACTCCACCTTTTCCAGGTAGCGCAGGTAGTCATCAAGGCCGACTGTGTGGTTGTCGATGAAGTCATGGTCCAGGACCGTTTGCAGGCCAGGGGTGTTCCTTCCGGCAGCTTCGGCTT from Arthrobacter sp. StoSoilB20 includes these protein-coding regions:
- the fdhA gene encoding formaldehyde dehydrogenase, glutathione-independent, with product MSGNRAVAYKEPGVVEIINTDYPTFELKDGPGVNPANVGRKVPHGAILRTVTTNICGSDQHMVRGRTTAPQDLVLGHEITGEVVEVGPDVEFIKVGDIVSVPFNISCGRCRNCKEQKTGICLNVNPDRPGSAYGYVDMGGWVGGQAEFVLVPYADWNLLRFPDRDQALEKIMDLTMLSDIFPTGFHGAVTAGVGVGSTVYVAGAGPVGLAAAVGAQLLGAAVVIVGDMNEDRLAQARSFGCETVNVSNGDPKEQIAQILGVPEVDCGVDAVGFEARGHGKDASHEAPATVLNSLMDITAAGGSLGIPGLYVTGDPGGIDDAAKHGSLSLSLGTGWAKSLSFTTGQCPVMKYNRQLMMAILHDKVQIAKAVNAQAIPLEDAPRGYAEFDAGAATKFVLNPNGYVKA
- a CDS encoding FdhF/YdeP family oxidoreductase, which codes for MHAKAPRENIDESQLTVTKPKTKAVGIPAVANALKISLEQMGPLRSVQTLLAVNQLDGFDCMGCAWPEHEKRNAAEFCENGAKAVAEEATRRRVTPEFFAQHSISDLKTRDDFWLGQQGRLTHPMFLDEGATHYRAIDWEDAYDLMAKELRELEHPDQAVFYTSGRTSNEAAFVYQLLVRGLGTNNLPDCSNMCHESSGSALVETIGIGKGSVSLTDLETASLIFVAGQNPGTNHPRMLSALEKAKKNGAVIVSVNPLPEAGLLHFENPQHVAGMIQGTQLTDDFLQIRAGGDQALFQGLGKYLLEAEAAGRNTPGLQTVLDHDFIDNHTVGLDDYLRYLEKVEWDDIVEATGLTLEQIHSTGERLLASSATIVCWAMGLTQHKHSVPTLRDVVNVLLLQGNIGKPGAGVCPVRGHSNVQGDRTMGIFEKMPGTFHDRLDQEFEFHSPREHGYDTVAAIRAMRDGKVRFFMGMGGNFVRAAPDSEVTEQALANTRLTVQISTKLNHSHLSTGRRALILPTLGRTEKDTQRTGDQRVTVEDSMSAVHASRGRLKPASEHLHSEVAIVCNLAHRVFTDGHGRLPNTPQAAWLAMRDDYTLIRKHIEAVFDGFEDFEARIQHPGGFVLPHPPRDARKFDTASGKAHFTGNELEFIKVPPGRLVLQTLRSHDQYNTTIYGKDDRYRGIHGGRRVVLINAEDITGLGFADGDMVHLVSEFQGTDRRAENFRIVSYSTPKGCAAAYYPETNVLVPLDSVADTSGTPTSKSVIIRLERA